Proteins co-encoded in one Arachis hypogaea cultivar Tifrunner chromosome 11, arahy.Tifrunner.gnm2.J5K5, whole genome shotgun sequence genomic window:
- the LOC112720153 gene encoding uncharacterized protein: MYSTRPRSLLKKDVNALSKAPSSEGPNSGYLVLQDEEAQSYISHFPFPHSKNLTVSLTVSSGNGSITYYDKVMFIPVLNQPLSSNRYYVIWRKGKHQGEACTSSNEEDMRTCLCFNFVKDVKPRPLDPFNEYQQFEIIKKSSGFHAKSVAPDGFPPLFLRRKGWKVAASTPKNYKLEEALGLNQLLRDQLPAFDFPLSNDSSGSVVIGNWYCPFMFVKEGMELKDQMKRSVFYTLTLEQRWEKILSMKNSSVIGSKGNDVVLVDVVVETEFAMVGGKEADWGEGNGVDGVVWFSVGREVSVGLNLVIVERMKWEQERGGWLGRNKRQERIIREEKFGGAIKWENFGCYVLVESFVLKRMDGSCVLTYGFRHTNQIMCKWE; this comes from the exons ATGTATTCAACAAGGCCTCGTTCATTGTTAAAGAAAGACGTTAATGCCCTTTCTAAGGCACCTTCTTCAGAGGGTCCAAATTCAGGCTATCTTGTTCTCCAAGATGAAGAAGCACAAAGCTACATCAGCCATTTCCCTTTTCCTCATAGCAAGAATCTGACCGTCAGTTTGACTGTTAGTAGTGGAAATGGGTCCATAACGTATTACGACAAAGTTATGTTCATTCCAGTTCTTAATCAGCCCTTGTCTTCCAACCGCTACTATGTTATATGGAGGAAAGGAAAGCATCAAGG GGAGGCATGTACAAGTTCAAATGAAGAGGATATGAGAACTTGTTTATGCTTCAATTTTGTGAAAGATGTTAAACCAAGACCTTTGGACCCCTTTAACGAATATCAACAATTCGAGATAATCAAGAAGAGTTCTGGATTCCATGCAAAGTCTGTTGCTCCTGATGGGTTCCCTCCTTTATTCTTAAGGAGGAAAGGTTGGAAAGTTGCAGCTTCTACACCCAAGAATTACAAGTTGGAAGAAGCTCTTGGCCTCAATCAATTGTTGCGCGATCAATTACCGGCATTCGATTTCCCATTGTCTAATGATAGTTCTGGTTCTGTGGTTATTGGGAATTGGTACTGTCCATTTATGTTTGTGAAGGAAGGAATGGAACTCAAGGACCAAATGAAAAGATCTGTGTTTTACACATTGACGCTTGAGCAAAGATGGGAGAAGATTTTGTCAATGAAGAATAGTAGTGTTATTGGTAGTAAAGGTAATGATGTGGTGTTAGTGGATGTTGTTGTTGAAACAGAATTTGCTATGGTGGGTGGAAAGGAAGCTGATTGGGGTGAAGGAAATGGTGTTGATGGAGTGGTTTGGTTTAGTGTGGGAAGAGAGGTTagtgttggattgaatttggttaTTGTGGAGAGAATGAAATGGGAGCAAGAAAGAGGTGGTTGGTTGGGTAGGAATAAGAGGCAGGAGAGGATAATTAGAGAGGAGAAATTTGGAGGGGCAATTAAATGGGAAAATTTTGGGTGTTATGTGCTTGTGGAAAGCTTTGTTTTGAAGAGAATGGATGGAAGCTGTGTGTTAACTTATGGTTTCAGACACACTAATCAAATTATGTGTAAATGGGAGTGA